The following DNA comes from Mesorhizobium sp. B2-1-8.
CGGTGGTGCTGGGCGGCACGCTGATCTTCGGCGGCTCGGCGAGCGCCGTCGGCACGCTGTTCGCCAGCATCCTTTTGATCCTCATCGTCACCACCATGCAGATCGTCGGCCTGCCGCCGGGTGCGCAGGACATCGTGCAAGGCATCGTCGTCATTTTCGTTCTGGCGCTGGCCGGCCGGCAGGTGCTGTCGCGCCGAGCCGCCGTCGACCGCACGGACGACGACGGCACGGTGAAATCCGGGCCAAGCTCGACGGCAGCCCGACCGGAATGACAAGCGGATGATGATTCTTCTTGCCAAGTTGTGGTAGAGTGATCATACCAGTAGATAAGGTGACGATCGGCAACGCCATCGTCCACGACCAGGGAGCAAGGGCTAGATGACGACGATTGCGCTGTTCGGTGCCGGCGGGAAAATGGGCTACCGCCTTTCGACCAATTTCCGCGGCTCGCCCTATACGATCCGCCATGTCGAGGTCAGCGAGGCCGGGCGTGATCGACTGAAGACCGGACTGGGCTTCGACACGGTCAGCGCCGACGAGGCGCTGAAAGGCGCCGACGTGGTGATCCTGGCCGTGCCGGACACCCATATCGGCAAGGTCGCGACAAGCATCGAGAGCAAGCTCGCGCCGGGCACGATGGTCATCGTGCTCGACGCGGCCGCACCGTTTGCCGGCCATTTGCCCGATCGTCCCGACCTGACCTACTTCGTCACCCATCCCTGCCATCCGCCGATCTTCAACGACGAGACCGACATGGCGGCCAAGAAGGACTATTTCGGCGGTGTCAAGGCCAAGCAGCACATGGTCAGCGCCCTGATGCAGGGACCGGAAGCCGACTACGCCAAGGGTGAGGCCATCGCCAAGATCATCTGGGCGCCGGTGATGCGCTCGCACCGCGTCTCCGTCGAACAGATGGCGCTGCTCGAGCCAGGTCTTTCGGA
Coding sequences within:
- a CDS encoding phosphogluconate dehydrogenase C-terminal domain-containing protein, with protein sequence MTTIALFGAGGKMGYRLSTNFRGSPYTIRHVEVSEAGRDRLKTGLGFDTVSADEALKGADVVILAVPDTHIGKVATSIESKLAPGTMVIVLDAAAPFAGHLPDRPDLTYFVTHPCHPPIFNDETDMAAKKDYFGGVKAKQHMVSALMQGPEADYAKGEAIAKIIWAPVMRSHRVSVEQMALLEPGLSETVCASLLVVMKEAVDEVVARGVDQQAALDFLLGHMNVLGAVIFGETKGVFSDACNKAIEFGKPVLMRDDWKRVFEPEEIAASIQRIT